From one Anoplolepis gracilipes chromosome 8, ASM4749672v1, whole genome shotgun sequence genomic stretch:
- the LOC140668549 gene encoding prestin isoform X6, with protein sequence MSTTVPELTVRRPVYQQDELNHLCKYVKPRRILSNEVSRRCKSIKPIMLLKKSIPLIDWLSSYDWKNNILGDVVAGITVAVMHIPQGMAYAILGNVPPIIGIYMAFFPVLVYFFLGTSRHNSMGTFALVCMMTGKVVTTYSSRTISVNSTSTENGTSISDISHQYSPVEVATAVTFTVAVIQLGMYVLRLGIISSLLADSLVSGFTTAAAMHVFTSQIRDLFGLSDLPRRRGAFKLILTYIDIFNNLNNINITAIILSGITILALIFNNEVLKPRVSKLCPFPIPIEMLAVVIGTVVSMQMNLADTYSVITVGDIPVGLPVPSIPPLSLIPNILVDSFVITMVAYTISMSMALIFAQKMGYEVDSNQELVAQGLGNLVGSFFSCMPITASLSRTLIQQTVGGHTQLASLISCAILVSVLLWIGPFFQPLPRCVLASIIVVALKGMLIKVTEFVRFCRLDKTDAGIWAVTFVVVILFDVEYGLLVGVLLCVVRLLIFALCPYTCKLALAPGTELYLDAGRYKGTVEIPGIKIFHYSGSLNFASRQYFREEVYKIAELVPREERNRCLKVSYKATEEINKLRILILDFTALSHIDLAGANAMRNIIDEYCNIGVSVYIAGCSSPVYETMKKCNLVEYNENHFFAMFPTVADAVHFARFHNESIPAWNTRIHYENSISRL encoded by the exons ATGTCGACAACTGTTCCAGAATTGACAGTCAGACGACCGGTCTACCAGCAGGACGAACTTAACCATTTGTGTAAATACGTGAAGCCCAGGAGAATCC TTAGCAATGAAGTGTCAAGACGATGCAAAAGCATCAAGCCAATtatgcttttaaaaaaatcgataccTCTAATCGACTGGCTTTCTTCGTACGATTGGAAGAACAATATTCTGGGAGATGTTGTTGCTGGAATTACTGTTGCTGTAATGCATATTCCACAAG GTATGGCGTACGCTATTTTGGGCAATGTTCCGCCAATTATTGGCATATACATGGCTTTTTTCCCGGTCCTGGTATATTTTTTCCTCGGCACGTCCAGACACAATTCCATGG GTACATTCGCGCTCGTCTGCATGATGACTGGAAAAGTCGTTACCACATACAGTAGCAGGACAATTTCGGTAAATAGCACGTCAACCGAGAACGGTACCTCAATTTCTGATATCAGTCATCAATATTCACCGGTGGAGGTTGCAACAGCAGTTACATTCACGGTTGCCGTTATACAG TTAGGAATGTACGTGCTACGTTTGGGCATAATCTCGTCTCTCCTTGCGGACAGCCTCGTGAGTGGATTCACGACTGCAGCGGCGATGCACGTGTTTACATCGCAAATAAGGGATCTCTTCGGGCTGAGCGACCTGCCACGGCGTAGGGGTGCGTTCAAGCTTATTCTC acttATATAGacattttcaacaatttgaacaacattaatataaccGCCATAATATTGTCTGGCATTACTATTTTAGCCCTTATTTTCAACAACGAAGTTCTTAAG CCAAGAGTCTCGAAGTTATGTCCCTTCCCGATTCCTATAGAAATGCTTGCGGTAGTAATCGGTACTGTAGTATCGATGCAAATGAATCTGGCGGATACTTATAGCGTGATAACTGTCGGCGATATACCAGTGGG ATTGCCAGTCCCGTCGATACCACCGTTGTCGCTTATACCTAACATCTTAGTGGACAGTTTCGTGATTACCATGGTCGCTTACACAATATCGATGTCTATGGCATTGATTTTCGCGCAAAAGATGGGTTATGAGGTTGATTCCAATCAAGAATTGGTAGCACAA GGACTAGGTAATCTTGTAGGCTCCTTCTTTTCCTGTATGCCTATCACGGCTTCATTATCCAGAACGTTGATTCAGCAAACTGTGGGCGGACACACGCAGCTGGCAAGCTTAATATCATGCGCAATTCTGGTCAGCGTCTTACTATGGATCGGTCCATTCTTTCAACCTTTGCCACGA TGTGTTCTAGCAAGCATAATCGTGGTGGCGTTGAAAGGGATGTTGATAAAGGTCACCGAATTTGTGAGATTCTGCAGATTGGACAAGACAGACGCCGGCATTTGGGCCGTCACCTTTGTCGTCGTAATTCTTTTTGACGTAGAGTACGGTTTATTGGTCGGCGTGCTTCTCTGCGTCGTGCGACTACTCATCTTCGCGCTATGCCCTTACACGTGTAAACTCGCTCTAGCACCCGGCACTGAGCTCTATCTCGACGCCGGAAGATACAAAGGA acCGTCGAAATTCCCGGTATAAAAATCTTCCATTATTCTGGCAGTCTGAACTTTGCGTCCAGGCAATATTTTCGCGAAGAAGTATACAAGATTGCGGAGCTAGTGCCTCGAGAAGAACGAAACAGGTGTCTGAAAGTCTCATATAAAGCGACGGAGGAAATTAACAAG CTACGAATTCTCATATTGGACTTCACCGCGTTGTCGCACATCGATCTGGCAGGTGCCAATGCAATGCGAAATATCATCGATGAGTATTGCAACATAGGAGTGTCTGTTTACATAGCGGGTTGCTcca GTCCAGTTTACGAAACCATGAAGAAGTGCAATCTGGTCGAGTACAACGAGAATCATTTCTTCGCCATGTTTCCCACCGTCGCCGACGCGGTGCACTTCGCACGTTTTCACAACGAGTCGATACCTGCGTGGAACACCCGGATTCACTACGAGAACTCCATTAGTAGATTATGA
- the LOC140668549 gene encoding prestin isoform X3, with product MGMSRKQSISEENLLRSSLTSEEELTVRRPVYQQDELNHLCKYVKPRRILSNEVSRRCKSIKPIMLLKKSIPLIDWLSSYDWKNNILGDVVAGITVAVMHIPQGMAYAILGNVPPIIGIYMAFFPVLVYFFLGTSRHNSMGTFALVCMMTGKVVTTYSSRTISVNSTSTENGTSISDISHQYSPVEVATAVTFTVAVIQLGMYVLRLGIISSLLADSLVSGFTTAAAMHVFTSQIRDLFGLSDLPRRRGAFKLILTYIDIFNNLNNINITAIILSGITILALIFNNEVLKPRVSKLCPFPIPIEMLAVVIGTVVSMQMNLADTYSVITVGDIPVGLPVPSIPPLSLIPNILVDSFVITMVAYTISMSMALIFAQKMGYEVDSNQELVAQGLGNLVGSFFSCMPITASLSRTLIQQTVGGHTQLASLISCAILVSVLLWIGPFFQPLPRCVLASIIVVALKGMLIKVTEFVRFCRLDKTDAGIWAVTFVVVILFDVEYGLLVGVLLCVVRLLIFALCPYTCKLALAPGTELYLDAGRYKGTVEIPGIKIFHYSGSLNFASRQYFREEVYKIAELVPREERNRCLKVSYKATEEINKLRILILDFTALSHIDLAGANAMRNIIDEYCNIGVSVYIAGCSSPVYETMKKCNLVEYNENHFFAMFPTVADAVHFARFHNESIPAWNTRIHYENSISRL from the exons AATTGACAGTCAGACGACCGGTCTACCAGCAGGACGAACTTAACCATTTGTGTAAATACGTGAAGCCCAGGAGAATCC TTAGCAATGAAGTGTCAAGACGATGCAAAAGCATCAAGCCAATtatgcttttaaaaaaatcgataccTCTAATCGACTGGCTTTCTTCGTACGATTGGAAGAACAATATTCTGGGAGATGTTGTTGCTGGAATTACTGTTGCTGTAATGCATATTCCACAAG GTATGGCGTACGCTATTTTGGGCAATGTTCCGCCAATTATTGGCATATACATGGCTTTTTTCCCGGTCCTGGTATATTTTTTCCTCGGCACGTCCAGACACAATTCCATGG GTACATTCGCGCTCGTCTGCATGATGACTGGAAAAGTCGTTACCACATACAGTAGCAGGACAATTTCGGTAAATAGCACGTCAACCGAGAACGGTACCTCAATTTCTGATATCAGTCATCAATATTCACCGGTGGAGGTTGCAACAGCAGTTACATTCACGGTTGCCGTTATACAG TTAGGAATGTACGTGCTACGTTTGGGCATAATCTCGTCTCTCCTTGCGGACAGCCTCGTGAGTGGATTCACGACTGCAGCGGCGATGCACGTGTTTACATCGCAAATAAGGGATCTCTTCGGGCTGAGCGACCTGCCACGGCGTAGGGGTGCGTTCAAGCTTATTCTC acttATATAGacattttcaacaatttgaacaacattaatataaccGCCATAATATTGTCTGGCATTACTATTTTAGCCCTTATTTTCAACAACGAAGTTCTTAAG CCAAGAGTCTCGAAGTTATGTCCCTTCCCGATTCCTATAGAAATGCTTGCGGTAGTAATCGGTACTGTAGTATCGATGCAAATGAATCTGGCGGATACTTATAGCGTGATAACTGTCGGCGATATACCAGTGGG ATTGCCAGTCCCGTCGATACCACCGTTGTCGCTTATACCTAACATCTTAGTGGACAGTTTCGTGATTACCATGGTCGCTTACACAATATCGATGTCTATGGCATTGATTTTCGCGCAAAAGATGGGTTATGAGGTTGATTCCAATCAAGAATTGGTAGCACAA GGACTAGGTAATCTTGTAGGCTCCTTCTTTTCCTGTATGCCTATCACGGCTTCATTATCCAGAACGTTGATTCAGCAAACTGTGGGCGGACACACGCAGCTGGCAAGCTTAATATCATGCGCAATTCTGGTCAGCGTCTTACTATGGATCGGTCCATTCTTTCAACCTTTGCCACGA TGTGTTCTAGCAAGCATAATCGTGGTGGCGTTGAAAGGGATGTTGATAAAGGTCACCGAATTTGTGAGATTCTGCAGATTGGACAAGACAGACGCCGGCATTTGGGCCGTCACCTTTGTCGTCGTAATTCTTTTTGACGTAGAGTACGGTTTATTGGTCGGCGTGCTTCTCTGCGTCGTGCGACTACTCATCTTCGCGCTATGCCCTTACACGTGTAAACTCGCTCTAGCACCCGGCACTGAGCTCTATCTCGACGCCGGAAGATACAAAGGA acCGTCGAAATTCCCGGTATAAAAATCTTCCATTATTCTGGCAGTCTGAACTTTGCGTCCAGGCAATATTTTCGCGAAGAAGTATACAAGATTGCGGAGCTAGTGCCTCGAGAAGAACGAAACAGGTGTCTGAAAGTCTCATATAAAGCGACGGAGGAAATTAACAAG CTACGAATTCTCATATTGGACTTCACCGCGTTGTCGCACATCGATCTGGCAGGTGCCAATGCAATGCGAAATATCATCGATGAGTATTGCAACATAGGAGTGTCTGTTTACATAGCGGGTTGCTcca GTCCAGTTTACGAAACCATGAAGAAGTGCAATCTGGTCGAGTACAACGAGAATCATTTCTTCGCCATGTTTCCCACCGTCGCCGACGCGGTGCACTTCGCACGTTTTCACAACGAGTCGATACCTGCGTGGAACACCCGGATTCACTACGAGAACTCCATTAGTAGATTATGA
- the LOC140668549 gene encoding prestin isoform X8, translating into MLLKKSIPLIDWLSSYDWKNNILGDVVAGITVAVMHIPQGMAYAILGNVPPIIGIYMAFFPVLVYFFLGTSRHNSMGTFALVCMMTGKVVTTYSSRTISVNSTSTENGTSISDISHQYSPVEVATAVTFTVAVIQLGMYVLRLGIISSLLADSLVSGFTTAAAMHVFTSQIRDLFGLSDLPRRRGAFKLILTYIDIFNNLNNINITAIILSGITILALIFNNEVLKPRVSKLCPFPIPIEMLAVVIGTVVSMQMNLADTYSVITVGDIPVGLPVPSIPPLSLIPNILVDSFVITMVAYTISMSMALIFAQKMGYEVDSNQELVAQGLGNLVGSFFSCMPITASLSRTLIQQTVGGHTQLASLISCAILVSVLLWIGPFFQPLPRCVLASIIVVALKGMLIKVTEFVRFCRLDKTDAGIWAVTFVVVILFDVEYGLLVGVLLCVVRLLIFALCPYTCKLALAPGTELYLDAGRYKGTVEIPGIKIFHYSGSLNFASRQYFREEVYKIAELVPREERNRCLKVSYKATEEINKLRILILDFTALSHIDLAGANAMRNIIDEYCNIGVSVYIAGCSSPVYETMKKCNLVEYNENHFFAMFPTVADAVHFARFHNESIPAWNTRIHYENSISRL; encoded by the exons atgcttttaaaaaaatcgataccTCTAATCGACTGGCTTTCTTCGTACGATTGGAAGAACAATATTCTGGGAGATGTTGTTGCTGGAATTACTGTTGCTGTAATGCATATTCCACAAG GTATGGCGTACGCTATTTTGGGCAATGTTCCGCCAATTATTGGCATATACATGGCTTTTTTCCCGGTCCTGGTATATTTTTTCCTCGGCACGTCCAGACACAATTCCATGG GTACATTCGCGCTCGTCTGCATGATGACTGGAAAAGTCGTTACCACATACAGTAGCAGGACAATTTCGGTAAATAGCACGTCAACCGAGAACGGTACCTCAATTTCTGATATCAGTCATCAATATTCACCGGTGGAGGTTGCAACAGCAGTTACATTCACGGTTGCCGTTATACAG TTAGGAATGTACGTGCTACGTTTGGGCATAATCTCGTCTCTCCTTGCGGACAGCCTCGTGAGTGGATTCACGACTGCAGCGGCGATGCACGTGTTTACATCGCAAATAAGGGATCTCTTCGGGCTGAGCGACCTGCCACGGCGTAGGGGTGCGTTCAAGCTTATTCTC acttATATAGacattttcaacaatttgaacaacattaatataaccGCCATAATATTGTCTGGCATTACTATTTTAGCCCTTATTTTCAACAACGAAGTTCTTAAG CCAAGAGTCTCGAAGTTATGTCCCTTCCCGATTCCTATAGAAATGCTTGCGGTAGTAATCGGTACTGTAGTATCGATGCAAATGAATCTGGCGGATACTTATAGCGTGATAACTGTCGGCGATATACCAGTGGG ATTGCCAGTCCCGTCGATACCACCGTTGTCGCTTATACCTAACATCTTAGTGGACAGTTTCGTGATTACCATGGTCGCTTACACAATATCGATGTCTATGGCATTGATTTTCGCGCAAAAGATGGGTTATGAGGTTGATTCCAATCAAGAATTGGTAGCACAA GGACTAGGTAATCTTGTAGGCTCCTTCTTTTCCTGTATGCCTATCACGGCTTCATTATCCAGAACGTTGATTCAGCAAACTGTGGGCGGACACACGCAGCTGGCAAGCTTAATATCATGCGCAATTCTGGTCAGCGTCTTACTATGGATCGGTCCATTCTTTCAACCTTTGCCACGA TGTGTTCTAGCAAGCATAATCGTGGTGGCGTTGAAAGGGATGTTGATAAAGGTCACCGAATTTGTGAGATTCTGCAGATTGGACAAGACAGACGCCGGCATTTGGGCCGTCACCTTTGTCGTCGTAATTCTTTTTGACGTAGAGTACGGTTTATTGGTCGGCGTGCTTCTCTGCGTCGTGCGACTACTCATCTTCGCGCTATGCCCTTACACGTGTAAACTCGCTCTAGCACCCGGCACTGAGCTCTATCTCGACGCCGGAAGATACAAAGGA acCGTCGAAATTCCCGGTATAAAAATCTTCCATTATTCTGGCAGTCTGAACTTTGCGTCCAGGCAATATTTTCGCGAAGAAGTATACAAGATTGCGGAGCTAGTGCCTCGAGAAGAACGAAACAGGTGTCTGAAAGTCTCATATAAAGCGACGGAGGAAATTAACAAG CTACGAATTCTCATATTGGACTTCACCGCGTTGTCGCACATCGATCTGGCAGGTGCCAATGCAATGCGAAATATCATCGATGAGTATTGCAACATAGGAGTGTCTGTTTACATAGCGGGTTGCTcca GTCCAGTTTACGAAACCATGAAGAAGTGCAATCTGGTCGAGTACAACGAGAATCATTTCTTCGCCATGTTTCCCACCGTCGCCGACGCGGTGCACTTCGCACGTTTTCACAACGAGTCGATACCTGCGTGGAACACCCGGATTCACTACGAGAACTCCATTAGTAGATTATGA